The DNA sequence CAGCATGGGCTGGCATCGGGATTCGAAGATCAACTCCTCCGAAGAGTTTTATAACCGCGTCAAGCAATCTCCTGAAAAACATCAATCGTTGAGGCCCGCAGCCTACACCTATGTAGTCTTCGAAAACGCCTTCAATATCAAGCCTTTTACCCAGTATTTCACCCAGCAGGAATATCAATTCTCCGTCCGGCAGACTTCGGATTTCAGCGGCCGTTCGCTCAAGGACCGGAACACCATCTATGCAGGCCCCTTTTTCGTACAAAGCGCCTTTAATGATATTTTCAACGACTTTTCGAAGAATGTCCAGCTACACTTTGACACCACTTCCCGTGGCCCAGTGATTCTGCAATACACCGAAGATGGTCTCCCCAAGCGCGTGAATATCACCTCGAAATTCGGCGATGAAGAATACGCATTGGCATCGGCATTCAACGGTCCTAATGGCACGCGACATTACCTCTTCTTCTCCAATCACGGAATGGGCCTGACTGCGGTGGTAGAGCATTTCACCAACCCCGAAGCGCTGGAGGTATTTTCGGCAGAGTATTTAGCGGAGGGCGAAGAGTTTGTGGCACTTTTCCACGTCAAGGGAAAGGACCGTACCAGCATGTCGATGGAATTGGTGCTGTGGGATGGGAATCGGTAGGGAGGGCTCCACTACAAGGTTACCTGCTTGAATGCCACTTTGGGCTTCAGTCGATTCAGTTGGTAATTTTTGTACAGTTGGGGGTGCATTCGCTGAATCTGCCCGACGATGATCCCCGGATGTTGTCGGAAGGTCTGACTGAAAGCTTGAACCCATTCAGCAGTGAACTCATCTTGAAGGGCCAATGCTCCACGTGCTTTTTCGGAAAGCAACATCCGTGCAGCGAAGGAGTCGGCTTCCTTTTCCTTCACAGGATCTGGCTGAATACTGGCTAGTCCCTCGATGAATACATCTTTTTTACCATGATAGAGGATATGGGCCAATTCATGGAAGAAGGTAAACCAAAAGGCGTTATAGTCTTTTTGCCGATCTGAAATCTGAATAAGCGGAAGACTATTGCTCCGAATCCATCGACTGGCACCATAGATCGGCGCTTTGGCAATGGAAGGGGTGTAGACCAATGCCAACCCACAGGATGCACAGCGGGATTGCAATTGATCCAACCAATCTTCTGAATGGGAAAAGGCAATTTCCTTGAAGGTGCTCAACTGATCGCGCAAAGCCTTTTTATCAAAGTCGGCTACCTGTAATTGAGCCGCCTGCAACTCCCCCAATCTCAACCAAACAGATATGGCTTGCGGTTCAGTGGTATAGCGCAATTCGATCTTGAATGCAACCGATTTTCCCTCATAGATGCTAGACCATTGGGCTGGGGAGGCGACCCTGAAAAACGCCAAAAGAGACTTGGCAATTTCGGCCTTGTCTCGTGTATCCGGGATAATTCCGAGTGTTTTCATGGCAGATAAGGGAAAGCCCGATACCCATTCCTTGCACGATTCCAAATGCTCCAACTGTTCGATCTCCAGCAATTCGTCTTGGTAGATACGTTCCAGATTCAGCCAAAAGCTCGCCGGAATACCTAACACATATCCCAATTTGGTGGCGGTTTCCTTGGAGATAGGAGCCTTTCCCTTGATCAACTCATTGAGTTTGGGGACAGATCTTCCCAACCGCTCAGCTAATTCAGCTTGAGACATCCCGATGGTATCGATATGTTCTTGAATGGTATCTCCCGGGCACGAAAGCAGTGATTTCTTCAATTCTAAATCTGTCATGGCATGTCATTTAACTCAGTGAGGGTCCGTCACAGACTCAATTTTTATGATTGTAATAGCTGTTAAATCTACTCCACCGTCTTCTAATTTGGGTATTGGATGTTGATCTATGGTGAACAGCATTCGCCAGTTTTGTTGGATGTCAATTGACCATACTTCTTCATTCCCTTTGTACGGGTGTAACCGAAGTGCTGGCATGGTTGCTATCACGGCCAAACTATCGGCGCTTTCAAGCTCTATTCTTCGTTGCTTGATTTTTTTTGCCAGTTTACCATAGGCTTTTGCCAAGCCCTTGTCGGTGGTCAATGACTTCTCAAGTTTATTCGTTTTGTACGATAATTTCATTGTAAATGTACAAAATTATTTACCTGATAGGGTAATGATTATTTAAAAATGGATTTGCCTCCTTGGTCTTTTCTCGGGAATCTGGGGGTGGATTAGTCCTTGTGGCTGATTTATTATGATGAAATATAATTTATTTTAGTGAATTATATGCCAATTTAGGCATGGCACGCAGGTGGGTCCATCGTGATTTCCGTGCAAATGGATGTTTGCATTTGCAGGAATTTTTGAATCTATCGCTCAATCTTTAACTTATCCGAAGAAT is a window from the Pontibacter sp. G13 genome containing:
- a CDS encoding ImmA/IrrE family metallo-endopeptidase gives rise to the protein MTDLELKKSLLSCPGDTIQEHIDTIGMSQAELAERLGRSVPKLNELIKGKAPISKETATKLGYVLGIPASFWLNLERIYQDELLEIEQLEHLESCKEWVSGFPLSAMKTLGIIPDTRDKAEIAKSLLAFFRVASPAQWSSIYEGKSVAFKIELRYTTEPQAISVWLRLGELQAAQLQVADFDKKALRDQLSTFKEIAFSHSEDWLDQLQSRCASCGLALVYTPSIAKAPIYGASRWIRSNSLPLIQISDRQKDYNAFWFTFFHELAHILYHGKKDVFIEGLASIQPDPVKEKEADSFAARMLLSEKARGALALQDEFTAEWVQAFSQTFRQHPGIIVGQIQRMHPQLYKNYQLNRLKPKVAFKQVTL
- a CDS encoding type II toxin-antitoxin system RelE/ParE family toxin; protein product: MKLSYKTNKLEKSLTTDKGLAKAYGKLAKKIKQRRIELESADSLAVIATMPALRLHPYKGNEEVWSIDIQQNWRMLFTIDQHPIPKLEDGGVDLTAITIIKIESVTDPH